In the Acomys russatus chromosome 13, mAcoRus1.1, whole genome shotgun sequence genome, one interval contains:
- the LOC127197719 gene encoding taste receptor type 2 member 113-like, translating to MVAVLQLTFAMIFSVEFIMGTLGNGFIALMTCIDWVQRRKISLVDQILTALAISRITLILLVFLDCWVSVLFPALHRTEEMLRIYFISWTVINHCNLWLTATLSTLYFLKIANFSNIIFLYLKYRVRNVVLVTLLVSLFLLFLNVVIIKIYSDMCVDTIHRNVSQIFTLYNHAQICTLLSFTNPMFTLMPFVMSLATFLLLIFSLWRHLKNMQQSAKRCKDVSNTAHIRALQTIIVSILLYTVFFLSFFVKVWSTVSPESYLILLSVWALGNAVLSAHPFVLIFGNSRLRRTSISVMLWLRYRFKI from the coding sequence ATGGTTGCTGTTCTGCAGCTCACATTTGCAATGATTTTCAGTGTGGAATTCATAATGGGAACCTTAGGAAATGGATTCATTGCTCTGATGACCTGCATAGACTGGGtccaaagaagaaaaatctctttAGTGGATCAAATCCTCACTGCTTTGGCAATTTCCAGAATCACTCTAATTTTGTTGGTATTCCTAGATTGTTGGGTATCTGTGCTTTTCCCAGCATTACACAGGACAGAAGAAAtgttaagaatttattttatctcCTGGACTGTGATCAATCATTGTAACCTTTGGCTTACTGCAACCCTGAGTACCCTTTATTTTCTCAAGATAGCCAACTTTtctaacattatttttctttacctaaaGTATAGAGTTAGAAATGTGGTCTTGGTGACCTTGTTAGTGTCTCTATTTCTCTTGTTCttaaatgttgtaattataaaaatatactccGATATGTGTGTAGATACTATTCATAGAAATGTTTCTCAGATTTTCACACTGTATAACCATGCACAGATTTGCACACTTCTTTCATTTACCAACCCTATGTTTACATTGATGCCTTTTGTTATGTCCCTGGCAACTTTTCTCTTGCTTATCTTCTCCCTGTGGAGACATCTGAAGAACATGCAGCAGAGTGCCAAAAGATGTAAAGATGTCAGCAACACAGCACATATCAGAGCCTTACAAACCATCATTGTTTCTATACTCTTATACACtgttttttttctatcatttttcgTAAAAGTTTGGAGTACTGTGTCACCAGAGAGTTACCTGATCCTGTTATCTGTCTGGGCTCTGGGCAATGCTGTTCTTTCTGCTCACCCTTTTGTCCTGATTTTTGGAAACAGTAGGTTGAGAAGGACTTCTATTTCAGTTATGTTATGGCTCAGGTACAGGTTCAAAATATAG